In Macadamia integrifolia cultivar HAES 741 chromosome 12, SCU_Mint_v3, whole genome shotgun sequence, the following are encoded in one genomic region:
- the LOC122057477 gene encoding dual specificity phosphatase Cdc25-like isoform X2 gives MARSISYITGTQLLSMKRRPNIAIIDVRDDERSYDAHIAGSLHYASNTFSEQIPNLIQEVKGKDTLVFHCALSQGIPCSFSFLDLLLLFCIWFTDEEFFSLDCVHQTKLLLR, from the exons ATGGCGCGAAGCATCTCCTACATCACAGGTACTCAGCTTCTCTCCATGAAACGCCGCCCAAATATAGCCATTATAGATGTCAG GGATGATGAGAGAAGCTACGATGCACATATAGCTGGTTCGCTGCATTACGCTAGCAACACATTCTCTGAGCAAATTCCCAATCTCATACAAGAGGTCAAAGGGAAAGATACCCTTGTGTTCCATTGTGCTCTTAGCCAG GGTATCCCTTGcagtttttcctttttggatCTCCTGCTTCTGTTCTGTATATGGTTTACAGATGAAGAATTCTTCTCGTTGGACTGTGTGCATCAAACTAAGTTGTTATTGAGATAG
- the LOC122057292 gene encoding probable cysteine protease RD19D: MELLPFNFCVTVPPFLCVLVPLTDGDRKKKKRSMGQALASAVCVILLSCALTIFAAALEVEAEGISEEPKIFQVTDGQSNRKITGGWRLGTEKKFQMFMKKYGKTYSTREEYLHRLGIFAKNMVRAAENQVLDPTAVHGVTPFSDLSQDEFENMFTGLRVGSSLNEEVNSIAPSLEVDGLPTSFDWRDKGAVTEVKKQGICGACWAFSTTGAVEGANFIATGKLTGLSEQQLVDCDHICDPKDNTSCDSGCGGGLMTNAYKYLMEAGGLQEEKTYPYTGKKEECKFDPEKIAVRVVNFSTIPLDENQIAAHLVQRGPLAVGLNAIFMQTYIGGVSCPLICGKKWVNHGVLLVGYGEKGFSILRMGYRPYWIIKNSWGKHWGEHGYYRLCKGHGMCGMNTMVSSVVTATTPPPIST, translated from the exons ATGGAGCTCCTCCCCTTCAATTTCTGTGTCACCGTCCCACCCTTTCTCTGTGTTTTGGTTCCTTTAACTGACGGTgacagaaagaagaagaaaagatcgATGGGACAAGCTCTAGCTTCCGCGGTGTGTGTCATTCTCTTAAGCTGCGCACTTACGATTTTTGCTGCTGCACTTGAAGTTGAAGCCGAAGGAATTTCAGAAGAACCCAAAATATTTCAAGTCACAGATGGCCAAAGCAACAGGAAAATCACCGGAGGATGGCGTCTGGGAACGGAAAAGAAGTTCCAAATGTTCATGAAGAAGTATGGAAAGACGTACTCGACGAGAGAGGAGTATCTTCACCGCCTGGGTATTTTTGCCAAGAACATGGTTAGAGCTGCAGAGAACCAGGTGTTGGACCCAACTGCTGTTCATGGGGTCACACCCTTCTCTGATCTCTCTCAAGATGAGTTCGAGAATATGTTTACTGGATTGAGAGTTGGGTCTTCTCTAAACGAGGAAGTTAATTCAATCGCACCAAGCTTGGAAGTTGATGGGTTGCCCACAAGCTTCGATTGGAGAGATAAAGGAGCTGTCACAGAAGTCAAGAAGCAG GGAATATGTGGAGCTTGTTGGGCTTTTAGCACAACAGGGGCAGTGGAAGGAGCCAACTTTATAGCAACTGGGAAGCTTACAGGTCTTAGTGAGCAACAACTTGTAGATTGTGATCACATATGTGACCCAAAGGATAATACATCATGTGACAGTGGATGCGGTGGAGGCCTTATGACAAATGCATACAAGTATCTAATGGAAGCTGGAGGCTTACAGGAAGAGAAGACATACCCTTACACTGGGAAAAAAGAGGAATGCAAGTTCGACCCAGAGAAGATAGCTGTTCGGGTTGTCAACTTCTCCACCATTCCTCTTGATGAGAACCAAATTGCAGCTCATTTAGTCCAGCGCGGCCCCCTTGCAG TTGGATTGAATGCGATCTTTATGCAAACATATATTGGGGGAGTTTCATGTCCATTGATATGTGGAAAGAAATGGGTCAACCATGGAGTATTGCTGGTGGGTTATGGTGAGAAGGGCTTCTCCATACTCAGGATGGGCTACAGGCCATACTGGATCATCAAGAACTCATGGGGAAAGCATTGGGGAGAACATGGGTATTATCGTCTCTGCAAGGGACATGGGATGTGTGGCATGAACACTATGGTCTCTTCAGTTGTCACTGCCACCACCCCTCCACCTATATCTACATGA
- the LOC122057477 gene encoding dual specificity phosphatase Cdc25-like isoform X1 gives MARSISYITGTQLLSMKRRPNIAIIDVRDDERSYDAHIAGSLHYASNTFSEQIPNLIQEVKGKDTLVFHCALSQVRGPSCARRLVDYLTKAGKDVSVKNVLVLERGFNGWEASGKPICGCTDIPCKGDKA, from the exons ATGGCGCGAAGCATCTCCTACATCACAGGTACTCAGCTTCTCTCCATGAAACGCCGCCCAAATATAGCCATTATAGATGTCAG GGATGATGAGAGAAGCTACGATGCACATATAGCTGGTTCGCTGCATTACGCTAGCAACACATTCTCTGAGCAAATTCCCAATCTCATACAAGAGGTCAAAGGGAAAGATACCCTTGTGTTCCATTGTGCTCTTAGCCAG GTGCGTGGCCCATCATGTGCGCGCAGGCTTGTCGATTATCTCACAAAAGCGGGCAAAGATGTTTCCGTTAAAaatgttttggttttggaaCGCGGGTTCAATGGGTGGGAAGCGTCTGGTAAACCTATTTGTGGCTGTACTGATATCCCATGTAAAGGAGACAAAGCATAG